In Deltaproteobacteria bacterium, the following proteins share a genomic window:
- a CDS encoding protein-L-isoaspartate(D-aspartate) O-methyltransferase produces the protein MALDEYTIARDRMVEEQLVQRGINDPLILEAMRRVPRHLFVDASVQDQAYEDHPLPIGEGQTISQPYMIALMASAAQLAEGEHALEVGTGSGYLTAILAEQGVQVCSVELSQSLAQRAQAVLTRLGYQDVTVHVGDGTLGWSEAAPFDAIIIGAAAPGIPRPLLAQLRMGGRIVMPLGEEELQTLVRIWKERSGLQEEYFGECRFVKLRGEYGWET, from the coding sequence ATGGCACTCGATGAGTACACCATAGCTCGCGACCGTATGGTTGAAGAGCAGCTCGTGCAGCGCGGCATCAACGATCCGCTCATCCTGGAGGCAATGCGGCGTGTTCCTCGGCATTTGTTTGTCGACGCGTCGGTCCAGGATCAAGCCTACGAAGATCATCCGTTGCCGATTGGTGAAGGGCAAACCATCTCACAGCCCTATATGATCGCCTTGATGGCATCAGCAGCACAGCTTGCCGAAGGAGAACATGCCTTAGAGGTGGGTACCGGATCGGGTTATCTCACCGCGATTCTCGCCGAGCAAGGCGTCCAGGTCTGTTCGGTTGAGTTATCGCAAAGCTTAGCGCAACGCGCGCAGGCTGTTCTTACTCGCCTTGGGTATCAAGATGTCACCGTGCACGTCGGCGATGGAACGCTTGGCTGGTCTGAGGCAGCTCCGTTTGATGCCATTATCATTGGTGCTGCAGCGCCTGGAATTCCGCGCCCGTTACTTGCTCAATTGCGGATGGGTGGTCGGATCGTTATGCCCTTAGGCGAAGAAGAACTTCAGACGCTCGTCCGTATCTGGAAGGAACGCTCAGGATTGCAAGAAGAGTACTTTGGTGAGTGCCGCTTTGTAAAGTTACGCGGGGAATATGGGTGGGAAACGTAG
- the surE gene encoding 5'/3'-nucleotidase SurE has protein sequence MIILVCNDDGIHSEGLHALEAALAKIGEIYTVAPDREQSAVSHSLTLHRPLRIDEIGPRRFAVNGTPTDCVNLAVKGFLPIRPNLVVSGINRGANLGDDITYSGTVSAAMEGSLLGIPSIAMSLVMRGTPHHFAPAADFAAVLAREVIEQGMPSDTLLNVNVPNIPREEIKGFLLTRQGKRRYAETMEVRVDPRGRKYYWIGGDDLGFDPDEGTDCVAVHDGFISVTPLHVDLTNYRALQELHGLQLPWHSMSTP, from the coding sequence ATGATTATTTTGGTTTGCAACGATGACGGTATTCACTCTGAAGGTCTGCATGCATTGGAAGCTGCCTTAGCGAAAATTGGTGAGATCTACACCGTTGCCCCAGACCGCGAACAGAGCGCAGTCAGCCACTCATTAACGCTGCACCGTCCACTGCGCATCGATGAGATTGGCCCACGTCGGTTTGCTGTAAACGGCACCCCGACTGATTGCGTCAATCTCGCAGTCAAGGGATTTCTCCCAATCCGACCGAATCTAGTTGTTTCTGGTATCAATCGAGGCGCAAACCTCGGCGACGACATTACGTACTCAGGGACGGTCTCTGCTGCGATGGAAGGCTCGTTACTCGGAATTCCTTCGATTGCGATGTCCCTGGTGATGCGAGGAACGCCGCATCACTTTGCTCCGGCTGCCGATTTCGCCGCAGTGCTTGCACGAGAAGTCATTGAACAAGGCATGCCGTCAGATACGTTATTGAACGTCAATGTCCCCAATATTCCACGCGAAGAGATTAAAGGCTTCCTCTTGACGCGACAAGGCAAACGACGATACGCAGAAACGATGGAAGTCCGCGTTGACCCACGTGGTCGAAAATACTACTGGATCGGTGGCGACGACCTCGGCTTCGATCCTGATGAAGGAACAGATTGTGTCGCTGTCCACGATGGATTTATTTCTGTGACGCCATTACATGTCGACCTGACCAACTATCGTGCATTGCAAGAACTACACGGATTACAACTCCCATGGCACTCGATGAGTACACCATAG
- a CDS encoding GFA family protein produces the protein MAVTQYSLLTGGVVPTYQGGCHCGRVRFEVTTNFEQVVDCNCSICTKKGFLHLIIDPAQFRLLTPEVQMSVYQFNTKTAKHYFCSVCGIHSYYVPRSHPDKIDVNVRCLEGIDLQALTIQPFNGREWEASRHTLDE, from the coding sequence ATTGCTGTAACTCAATATTCGTTACTGACAGGAGGTGTTGTGCCTACATACCAAGGTGGCTGCCATTGTGGCCGCGTGCGATTTGAGGTGACAACCAACTTTGAGCAAGTGGTTGATTGTAACTGTTCGATTTGCACGAAAAAGGGGTTCCTCCACTTGATTATTGACCCGGCCCAGTTTCGTTTGCTGACTCCGGAGGTGCAGATGTCTGTGTACCAATTCAATACCAAGACTGCCAAACATTACTTTTGTTCGGTGTGCGGGATTCATTCGTATTACGTTCCGCGTTCGCATCCCGACAAGATCGATGTCAATGTTCGCTGTTTAGAGGGGATCGATCTGCAAGCGCTTACCATTCAACCGTTCAACGGGCGTGAATGGGAGGCCAGTCGGCATACGCTGGATGAGTAG
- a CDS encoding HAD family phosphatase: MLSSLLITSDYSAKAWQAEPYDCALRKRVHMEKQKFGVIFDLDGVLIDSEGLYYRAYSEVLKDYGVTVSREEYETYWIAQGNGPEYIVEKHNLPVAPEELRQLRSPIYLELLEREVTLMPYVEEALTGLAPHFALTVATNSNREHLDAVLRRMNIAKFFPLTVARQDYRQAKPQPDAFLTAAARLGLAPRQCVVIEDTYKGVTAAVGAGIRCIAVPNEYTLRNDFSKASLVLSSLKELTPEVILEQLKMKNEE, from the coding sequence ATGCTCAGTTCTTTGCTCATCACCAGTGACTATAGCGCAAAGGCATGGCAAGCTGAACCCTACGATTGCGCATTGAGGAAGCGAGTGCATATGGAGAAGCAAAAGTTTGGCGTTATCTTCGATCTGGATGGCGTTCTGATCGATTCTGAAGGGCTGTATTATCGAGCATACTCTGAGGTGCTCAAAGACTATGGCGTGACAGTCTCACGTGAGGAATATGAGACATACTGGATCGCGCAGGGGAATGGTCCGGAATATATCGTCGAGAAGCACAATCTTCCTGTTGCTCCGGAAGAATTACGCCAACTGCGTTCTCCGATTTATTTGGAACTCTTAGAGCGTGAAGTGACACTGATGCCCTACGTGGAAGAGGCATTAACCGGGCTCGCACCGCATTTTGCTCTGACTGTCGCGACCAACAGTAACCGTGAGCACCTCGATGCGGTGCTCCGCCGCATGAATATCGCGAAGTTCTTTCCTCTGACTGTTGCTCGACAAGATTATCGACAAGCAAAGCCTCAACCCGATGCGTTCCTAACTGCAGCGGCGAGACTTGGGCTGGCTCCGAGACAATGCGTGGTCATTGAAGATACCTACAAGGGTGTAACGGCTGCTGTTGGTGCAGGCATTCGCTGTATTGCGGTGCCGAATGAATACACGCTGCGCAATGATTTCAGCAAGGCAAGCCTTGTTTTGTCGAGTTTGAAGGAATTGACGCCTGAGGTGATCTTGGAACAATTAAAAATGAAGAATGAAGAATGA